In one window of Romboutsia hominis DNA:
- a CDS encoding metal ABC transporter permease, whose product MEIFQYDFMVRALTASLIVGLICPLMGMFIVFKKLSLIGDSLSHIALSGIASATIVGVNPLIGSLVASSIAAIIIDRLRTYLKEYADLSIAIIMALGVGISGILISISNTNFDLFSFMYGSIATVSSEDIKIIIMVAIIIILFVSLLFKELLYITFDEENAKFSKIPVKLINTIFMILVAASITITLRIVGVLLVSSLISIPVATSLKVAKSFKQSIFYSVLFGEIAIISGVLISFYLDIAPGGTIVIISVLELLGVTVFSKLINSKHKK is encoded by the coding sequence TTGGAAATTTTTCAATATGATTTTATGGTAAGGGCACTTACAGCTTCCTTAATAGTTGGGCTTATATGTCCATTAATGGGAATGTTTATAGTATTTAAAAAATTATCGTTAATAGGAGATAGTCTGTCACATATAGCACTATCAGGTATAGCATCAGCTACTATAGTAGGTGTAAATCCTTTAATAGGATCTTTAGTAGCATCAAGTATAGCAGCTATAATAATAGATAGATTAAGAACTTATTTAAAGGAATATGCTGATTTGTCAATAGCTATAATAATGGCTTTAGGAGTTGGAATATCAGGTATACTTATAAGTATATCAAATACAAACTTTGATTTATTCTCATTTATGTATGGAAGTATAGCTACAGTAAGTAGTGAAGATATAAAAATAATCATTATGGTAGCAATTATAATTATTTTATTTGTAAGTTTATTATTTAAAGAATTATTATATATAACATTTGATGAGGAAAATGCAAAATTTTCTAAAATACCTGTAAAACTTATTAACACAATATTTATGATATTAGTTGCAGCAAGCATAACAATAACACTTAGAATAGTTGGGGTATTATTAGTATCATCCCTTATTTCAATACCAGTAGCTACAAGCTTAAAAGTAGCAAAAAGTTTTAAACAATCAATATTTTATTCAGTATTATTTGGTGAGATAGCTATAATAAGTGGGGTATTAATATCTTTTTATTTAGACATAGCACCAGGAGGAACTATTGTTATAATAAGTGTATTAGAGCTTTTAGGAGTAACTGTATTTTCAAAGTTAATAAATTCTAAACATAAAAAATAG
- a CDS encoding metal ABC transporter ATP-binding protein, with the protein MDKVIKFNDVSFGYEDKVILDNINLNINKGDYIGIIGQNGVGKSTLLKLMINKLKPVKGSIDLLNKNINNFDEWNKIGYVDQKSNSFSSSFPITVEEVVSLSLVSKVGLFKRVSKKYKKEVDEVLKLVGMYEYKDRLIGSLSGGQQQKVFIARELVKSPEILFLDEPTVGIDVNGQKEFYKILKELNEKLNLTIIIVSHDLFIVKEEVKKLALIKNKK; encoded by the coding sequence ATGGATAAAGTAATTAAATTTAACGATGTAAGCTTTGGATATGAAGATAAAGTTATATTAGATAATATAAACTTAAATATAAATAAAGGTGATTACATAGGTATTATAGGGCAAAATGGTGTTGGTAAAAGTACTTTGCTTAAGCTTATGATAAATAAATTAAAACCAGTTAAAGGAAGTATTGACTTACTTAATAAAAATATAAATAACTTTGATGAATGGAATAAAATTGGTTATGTAGACCAAAAATCAAATTCATTTTCTAGTTCATTTCCTATAACAGTAGAAGAAGTAGTATCATTAAGTTTAGTATCTAAGGTAGGTTTGTTTAAAAGAGTAAGTAAAAAATACAAAAAAGAAGTTGATGAAGTTTTAAAATTAGTAGGAATGTATGAGTATAAAGATAGACTAATAGGAAGTTTATCCGGAGGTCAACAACAAAAAGTATTTATAGCTAGAGAACTTGTAAAATCACCTGAAATACTATTTTTAGATGAACCAACAGTTGGAATAGATGTAAACGGACAAAAAGAATTTTATAAAATACTAAAAGAGTTAAATGAAAAATTAAATTTAACTATAATAATAGTATCTCATGATTTATTTATAGTAAAAGAAGAAGTTAAAAAATTAGCATTAATAAAAAATAAAAAATAG
- a CDS encoding metal ABC transporter solute-binding protein, Zn/Mn family — MKKILLALLSVITMISAVACSSGNNTAKDNGKINVYTTVFPIYDFTRNIGKDKININYVVPPGVEPHDYEITPKLMKDIQNADLLIKNGLGLDSFADKIKSENKLQIVDASEGIKPLTYDEEQNHEKENHESHNHGQYDPHVWLNVDLAMKECENIKNALIKADEKNKDYYEKNYNEYIEKLKKLKSNYDENLKDKKNKSIIVSHGAYGYLCDEYKINQISITGISPNQEPSLSKISEIANYAKKNNIKYILFDGLVNPNVAKTIADEANIKTTVLYSIDNISKKDFDNNKDYISLMNKNLETLNLVLK; from the coding sequence ATGAAAAAAATATTACTAGCATTATTATCAGTAATAACAATGATAAGTGCTGTAGCTTGTTCTAGTGGTAATAATACAGCTAAAGACAATGGGAAAATAAATGTTTACACAACAGTATTTCCTATATACGATTTTACAAGAAATATAGGAAAAGATAAGATAAATATAAATTATGTAGTTCCACCAGGAGTAGAACCTCATGACTATGAAATAACGCCAAAGCTTATGAAAGATATTCAAAATGCTGATTTACTTATAAAAAATGGATTAGGATTAGATAGCTTTGCAGATAAAATAAAAAGTGAAAATAAACTACAGATAGTAGATGCAAGTGAAGGTATAAAACCACTTACTTATGATGAAGAACAAAATCACGAAAAAGAGAATCATGAATCTCATAATCACGGGCAGTATGATCCTCATGTATGGTTAAATGTAGATTTAGCTATGAAAGAATGTGAAAACATAAAAAATGCTTTAATCAAAGCAGACGAAAAAAACAAAGACTATTATGAAAAAAATTATAATGAATATATAGAAAAGTTAAAAAAGCTAAAAAGTAATTATGATGAAAATTTAAAAGACAAAAAAAATAAGAGTATAATAGTATCTCATGGCGCTTATGGATATTTATGTGATGAATATAAAATAAATCAAATATCTATAACAGGAATTAGTCCAAATCAAGAACCATCTCTTAGCAAAATAAGTGAAATAGCTAACTATGCAAAAAAGAATAATATAAAATACATACTATTTGATGGTCTTGTAAATCCAAATGTAGCAAAAACTATAGCAGATGAGGCTAATATAAAAACAACAGTGCTATATTCAATAGACAATATAAGTAAAAAGGATTTTGACAATAATAAAGATTACATATCTTTAATGAATAAAAACTTAGAAACACTAAATTTAGTTTTAAAGTAG
- a CDS encoding glycoside hydrolase family 3 protein: MKIDLKAKPFYLEDEDIKWVEDTLAGLSLDEKIGQVFVDMLWNNNEEEIKERINKYGMGGFRYSNMSADKLYEQNMTIQNTSKIPALIAANIEAGGDGGIGGGTHIGYHVTIGATQDKENAYKLGYYGCKEAAAIGCNWTYAPIVDINKNWRNCVVSSRCFSSDADVVLEMSKEYLRGANDAGLACCMKHFPGDGLDERDQHIVTTNNMMSCEEWDNEFGKVYKGMIDAGVESVMIGHIRLPEYSRKLKPGIKDNEIMPATIAPELLQGLLREQLGFNGLILTDATHMVGLTSMIRREDMIPTTIASGCDMILYYRDKDEDVEAMKKGLENGILTHERLDEAVTRVLAFKAMLKLHKKKESNTLMPPKENLSVIGCEKHLEVAKDVADKAITLVKNTKNQLPITPETHKRIMLYTVDSTGFASKVSMAGTGSLQDKVKNELEAQGFEVEVFDPNTSLNGKQLLAMTPIKDFVDKFDAVMLFVNVQGFSQSNVRRITWAMPMGPDIPWYVTELPTVCVSVNNPFHLIDVPMVPTYINAYTDNENTIHQVIQKIMGKSEFKGVSSVDAFCDSWDTRL, translated from the coding sequence ATGAAAATAGATTTAAAAGCAAAACCATTTTACTTAGAAGATGAGGATATCAAGTGGGTAGAAGATACATTAGCGGGATTATCTTTAGATGAAAAGATAGGACAAGTATTTGTAGATATGCTTTGGAATAACAATGAAGAAGAGATAAAAGAGCGTATTAATAAATATGGCATGGGAGGATTTAGATATTCTAATATGTCAGCTGATAAGTTATATGAACAAAATATGACTATACAAAATACTAGTAAAATACCAGCACTAATAGCAGCTAATATAGAAGCTGGAGGAGATGGTGGTATTGGTGGTGGAACACATATAGGATACCATGTAACAATAGGGGCTACACAAGATAAAGAAAATGCATACAAATTAGGATATTATGGATGTAAGGAAGCAGCTGCTATAGGATGCAACTGGACTTATGCACCTATAGTTGATATAAATAAAAACTGGAGAAACTGTGTTGTATCTAGCCGTTGTTTCTCAAGTGATGCAGATGTTGTACTTGAAATGTCAAAAGAATATTTAAGAGGTGCAAATGATGCAGGTCTTGCTTGTTGTATGAAACATTTCCCAGGAGATGGATTAGATGAGCGTGATCAACACATAGTTACAACTAATAATATGATGAGTTGTGAAGAGTGGGATAATGAATTTGGTAAAGTATATAAGGGAATGATAGATGCAGGTGTTGAATCTGTAATGATAGGACATATAAGACTTCCAGAATACTCAAGAAAGTTAAAGCCAGGCATAAAAGATAATGAGATAATGCCAGCTACTATAGCACCTGAATTATTACAAGGATTACTTCGTGAACAATTAGGATTTAACGGATTAATACTTACTGATGCAACTCATATGGTAGGACTTACTTCTATGATAAGAAGAGAAGATATGATACCTACAACAATAGCATCAGGATGCGATATGATACTTTATTATAGAGATAAAGATGAAGATGTTGAAGCTATGAAAAAAGGACTTGAAAATGGAATATTAACTCATGAGCGTTTAGATGAAGCTGTTACTCGTGTACTTGCATTTAAAGCTATGTTAAAATTACATAAGAAAAAAGAATCAAATACATTAATGCCACCAAAAGAAAATTTATCTGTTATAGGATGTGAAAAACACTTAGAAGTAGCAAAAGATGTAGCAGATAAAGCTATAACTTTAGTTAAAAACACTAAAAATCAACTACCAATAACGCCAGAAACTCACAAAAGAATAATGCTATATACTGTAGACTCAACAGGGTTTGCATCTAAAGTATCAATGGCAGGAACAGGTAGCTTACAAGATAAAGTGAAAAATGAGTTAGAAGCACAAGGATTTGAGGTAGAAGTATTCGATCCAAATACATCTTTAAATGGAAAGCAATTATTAGCTATGACTCCAATAAAAGATTTTGTTGATAAGTTTGATGCAGTAATGCTGTTTGTAAATGTACAAGGATTCTCTCAAAGTAATGTACGTCGTATAACATGGGCTATGCCAATGGGTCCAGATATTCCTTGGTATGTTACAGAACTACCTACAGTATGTGTATCTGTAAATAATCCATTCCACTTAATAGATGTACCAATGGTACCAACATATATAAATGCATATACAGATAATGAAAATACTATACATCAAGTAATACAAAAGATAATGGGAAAATCTGAATTTAAAGGCGTAAGCTCAGTTGATGCATTCTGTGATTCTTGGGATACTCGTTTATAA
- a CDS encoding glycoside hydrolase family 2 protein, with translation MRNIININDNWKFVKEDIKEAYIKDINLSTWENISIPHTWNAIDGIDGGNDFYKGACWYRKEIFINKEYENKKIYIELNGSNSITNVYLNEKHLGEHKGGYSTFRFDISDVVEYGKVNTIAIKVDNSIVDDVYPIWADFTFYGGIYRDVNLVVTDKTHFELMNEGSLGVYVSQDNITKESASITVKSIIKNDCEKEEAIKLWIDVLDKEGNIVKYNAKDILLNPNESREISLPINIENPILWHGVKNPYLYNVKAYIMKDNDVLDELIIPTGFRYYRFDAKEGFFLNGEHMKLNGVSRHQDRKDKGWALSKKDHEEDMKLIKEVGANSIRLAHYQHDQYFYDLCDREGMIIWAEIPFISVMSKTDLKGENAKSQLVELIRQNYNHSSIVMWGVQNEIQIGGITDELRTLVKELHQLAKKEDSTRLTTQAQVMMVENEDEFHNYTDIMAYNKYYGWYQGEVEEFAQWLDDFNKVNPDTCIGISEYGAEGIIKYHTDNPQVKDYTEEYHALYHEKVMKIFNERKFVWGTYVWNFFDFGSDFRDEGGVKGRNNKGLITFDRKVKKDAFYMYKSLWSDEKFIHINSKRYIDRENKFINVKVYSNLNELTLFVNNEEVATLNSNHIFNFENIELVDGQNEVKVVAKSEGKVYTDFAIFNKVDERNSIYDCPEDKGGVVTNWFNDDKNKFDDVEIKELNITDDVYSTKCKFKELMANEETKSIIEKYFGQMLEGPTAGMLEGMTIDQLAELAGGQVSDKFIYVLNSELVNIKK, from the coding sequence ATGAGAAATATTATTAACATCAATGACAACTGGAAATTTGTAAAAGAAGATATTAAAGAAGCTTATATAAAAGACATTAATTTAAGCACTTGGGAAAATATAAGCATCCCCCATACTTGGAATGCTATAGATGGAATAGATGGAGGCAATGATTTTTATAAGGGAGCTTGCTGGTATAGAAAAGAGATATTTATAAATAAAGAATATGAAAATAAGAAAATATATATAGAATTAAATGGATCAAACAGTATAACAAATGTATACTTAAATGAAAAACATTTAGGAGAGCATAAAGGAGGATATTCTACTTTTAGATTTGATATAAGTGATGTAGTAGAATATGGAAAAGTCAATACAATAGCAATTAAAGTAGATAACTCTATAGTTGATGATGTATATCCTATATGGGCAGATTTTACATTCTATGGTGGTATATACAGAGATGTTAATCTAGTTGTTACAGATAAAACTCATTTTGAATTAATGAATGAAGGTTCTTTAGGAGTATATGTGTCACAAGATAATATAACTAAAGAAAGTGCAAGCATAACTGTAAAATCAATAATAAAAAATGATTGTGAAAAAGAAGAAGCTATAAAATTATGGATAGATGTATTAGATAAAGAAGGAAATATTGTAAAATACAATGCAAAAGATATATTATTAAACCCAAATGAATCTAGGGAAATATCACTACCAATAAATATAGAAAACCCTATACTATGGCATGGGGTAAAAAATCCATATTTATATAATGTAAAAGCATACATAATGAAAGATAATGATGTATTAGATGAATTAATAATACCAACAGGGTTTAGATACTATAGATTTGATGCTAAAGAAGGATTCTTCTTAAATGGAGAACATATGAAGTTAAATGGTGTTTCTAGACATCAAGATAGAAAAGATAAAGGTTGGGCACTAAGCAAAAAGGATCATGAAGAAGACATGAAACTTATAAAAGAAGTAGGTGCTAACTCAATACGTTTGGCTCATTATCAACACGATCAATACTTCTATGATTTATGTGATAGAGAAGGTATGATAATATGGGCGGAAATACCATTTATATCAGTTATGTCAAAGACTGATTTAAAAGGTGAAAATGCTAAGAGCCAATTAGTTGAATTAATACGTCAAAACTATAACCATTCAAGTATAGTTATGTGGGGAGTACAAAATGAAATACAAATAGGTGGTATAACTGACGAGCTTAGAACTCTAGTTAAAGAACTTCACCAACTAGCTAAAAAAGAAGATAGTACTCGTTTAACTACTCAAGCACAAGTTATGATGGTTGAAAATGAAGATGAGTTTCATAATTATACAGACATAATGGCTTATAACAAATATTATGGATGGTATCAAGGTGAAGTTGAAGAATTTGCTCAATGGTTAGATGATTTTAATAAGGTAAATCCAGATACTTGTATAGGTATATCAGAATATGGTGCAGAAGGAATAATTAAGTATCATACAGATAATCCACAAGTAAAGGATTATACAGAAGAGTACCATGCACTATATCATGAAAAAGTAATGAAGATATTTAATGAAAGAAAATTTGTATGGGGTACATACGTATGGAATTTCTTTGACTTTGGTTCTGATTTTAGAGATGAAGGTGGAGTTAAAGGAAGAAATAATAAAGGTTTAATAACATTTGATAGAAAAGTTAAAAAAGACGCATTTTATATGTACAAATCACTTTGGTCAGATGAAAAATTTATTCATATAAATAGTAAAAGATATATTGATAGAGAAAATAAATTTATAAATGTCAAAGTATACTCTAACTTAAATGAATTAACTTTATTTGTAAATAACGAAGAAGTAGCTACATTAAATTCAAATCATATATTTAACTTTGAAAATATAGAGTTAGTAGATGGACAAAATGAAGTAAAAGTAGTGGCAAAGAGTGAAGGCAAAGTTTACACGGATTTTGCTATATTTAATAAAGTAGATGAAAGAAATTCTATTTATGACTGTCCAGAAGATAAAGGTGGAGTAGTTACAAATTGGTTTAATGATGATAAAAACAAGTTTGATGATGTTGAAATTAAAGAACTTAATATTACAGATGATGTATATTCAACAAAATGTAAATTTAAAGAATTAATGGCCAATGAAGAAACTAAATCTATAATTGAAAAATATTTTGGACAAATGCTAGAGGGCCCAACTGCAGGTATGTTAGAAGGTATGACAATTGATCAATTAGCAGAATTAGCAGGTGGTCAGGTAAGTGATAAATTTATATACGTATTAAATTCAGAATTAGTTAATATTAAAAAATAG
- a CDS encoding MFS transporter: protein MSNVSKQQYNSAKLWQIGLFALNNTATNVIMSIMTYLAIFSQNILGIAAVTIGVVITSMRIFDGITDPIIGYMIDKTETKFGKYRPFMLVGNIILLITVYLIFGVVPNLSKSMRFPVLLGIYVIYIIGYTFQTACTKAAQASLTNDPKQRPLFTIFDSIYNSILFSVSALVITSILPPMFADGYENGLLNPEMWKMAAIIFGGTSFVMTILAIIGISGRDKKEFYGVGSAANQVKFKDYWPIIKSNRAIQMLVIAASTDKLASTLANATKMYLFGNVLMNISLQGEMSVITTPVTIIITIIGVRYASKLGQKKAFVAGTWLSMAMLFAMIIIQPFDNVSMTNINLNTILFLSITILQGAFAGISGNIVIPMIADCADYETYRTGKFVPGMMGTLFSFIDKLISSFSSTLLGVGLAIIGMANAVIVPNTPADTKFFWLIMTCMYIVPIFGHIASIIAMKFYPLDAAKMAEVQSGLNSIKEKQGA from the coding sequence GTGTCTAACGTATCAAAACAACAATATAATAGTGCTAAATTATGGCAAATAGGACTTTTCGCTTTAAATAATACTGCCACAAATGTAATAATGTCTATAATGACTTACTTGGCAATATTTAGTCAAAATATACTAGGTATAGCTGCGGTAACTATAGGGGTAGTTATAACATCTATGAGAATATTTGACGGTATAACAGATCCAATAATAGGATATATGATAGACAAGACTGAAACTAAGTTTGGTAAATATAGACCATTTATGCTAGTTGGAAATATTATATTATTAATAACTGTGTATTTAATATTCGGAGTAGTACCAAACCTTAGTAAATCAATGAGATTTCCGGTACTTTTAGGAATATATGTAATATACATAATAGGATACACATTCCAAACAGCTTGTACAAAAGCAGCACAAGCGTCATTAACTAATGACCCTAAGCAAAGACCATTATTTACAATATTTGATTCAATATATAATAGTATATTATTTTCAGTATCAGCATTAGTAATAACTTCTATATTACCTCCAATGTTTGCTGATGGATATGAAAATGGTTTATTAAATCCTGAAATGTGGAAGATGGCAGCAATAATATTTGGTGGAACTTCATTTGTAATGACAATACTTGCAATTATAGGTATATCAGGGAGAGATAAAAAAGAATTTTACGGTGTCGGAAGTGCAGCAAATCAAGTTAAGTTTAAAGATTACTGGCCAATAATAAAGTCAAATAGAGCTATACAAATGCTAGTTATAGCAGCTTCAACTGATAAGTTAGCAAGCACTCTTGCTAATGCAACTAAGATGTATTTATTTGGTAACGTATTGATGAATATTAGTTTACAAGGTGAGATGAGTGTTATAACAACTCCAGTAACAATAATTATAACAATAATTGGAGTTAGATATGCATCAAAACTTGGGCAAAAGAAAGCTTTTGTTGCAGGTACTTGGTTAAGTATGGCAATGTTATTTGCAATGATTATAATACAACCATTTGATAATGTATCTATGACTAATATAAATTTAAATACTATACTATTCTTATCTATAACAATACTTCAAGGTGCATTTGCAGGGATATCAGGAAATATAGTTATACCAATGATAGCAGACTGTGCAGACTATGAAACATATAGAACTGGAAAGTTTGTTCCAGGTATGATGGGGACATTATTCTCATTTATAGATAAGTTAATATCATCATTTAGTTCAACATTACTTGGAGTAGGGCTTGCTATAATAGGTATGGCAAATGCAGTAATAGTTCCAAATACTCCAGCAGATACTAAGTTTTTCTGGTTAATAATGACGTGTATGTACATAGTACCAATATTTGGACATATAGCATCTATAATAGCTATGAAATTCTATCCATTAGATGCAGCTAAAATGGCTGAAGTTCAAAGTGGATTAAACAGTATAAAAGAGAAACAAGGTGCTTAA
- a CDS encoding sugar phosphate isomerase/epimerase family protein: MTKPTIGVQMMMLREKVQEMGITETFKRVKEIGFSTVELSQIPMTEENVSEIKKCLDELDMKVCATSAAIKSLMPSIKMENLRDDFDKIVSDTKALNCKYIRVGMISFDCLGSKEKIIEYTKELNEFGKRLKEEGLELYYHNHHVEFAKYDGEYIMDIMAKESDPEYLGFELDVHWLQRGGVNPLEWIKKLEGRIKIIHIKDYRIAQTIDLSGGMEQIMTNMALMVQFAEIGEGNLDIKAIIDLAGETGVEHIFIEQDDTYGKDPFESLEISARNLKALGYEDRF; encoded by the coding sequence ATGACAAAACCAACAATAGGCGTTCAAATGATGATGCTTAGAGAAAAAGTACAAGAAATGGGTATAACTGAAACTTTCAAAAGAGTTAAAGAAATAGGATTTTCAACAGTAGAATTATCTCAAATACCTATGACTGAAGAAAATGTATCTGAAATAAAAAAATGTTTAGATGAGCTAGATATGAAAGTATGCGCAACTAGTGCAGCTATAAAGTCTTTAATGCCTTCTATTAAAATGGAAAACTTAAGAGATGACTTTGACAAAATAGTATCAGATACTAAAGCATTAAATTGCAAATATATAAGAGTAGGAATGATATCATTTGATTGTTTAGGATCAAAAGAAAAGATAATTGAGTATACTAAAGAATTAAATGAATTTGGTAAAAGATTAAAAGAAGAAGGTCTAGAACTTTATTATCATAATCACCATGTTGAATTTGCTAAATATGATGGTGAGTATATAATGGATATAATGGCTAAAGAAAGTGACCCAGAGTATTTAGGATTTGAGCTTGATGTTCATTGGTTACAAAGGGGAGGAGTAAATCCATTAGAGTGGATAAAGAAACTAGAAGGAAGAATAAAGATAATACATATAAAAGATTATAGAATAGCTCAAACTATAGACTTATCAGGTGGAATGGAACAAATAATGACAAATATGGCATTAATGGTTCAATTTGCTGAAATAGGAGAAGGAAACTTAGACATAAAAGCTATAATAGATTTAGCTGGAGAAACAGGGGTTGAACATATATTTATAGAGCAAGATGATACATATGGAAAAGATCCATTTGAAAGCTTAGAAATAAGTGCAAGAAATTTAAAAGCATTAGGATACGAAGATAGATTTTAA
- a CDS encoding Gfo/Idh/MocA family protein — translation MALRIGIIGLGDVSMVHLHAIKSNKNAKLVAVCDIDENKKDLVKDAKFYTDYNEMIKNENLDCVHICLPHYLHYPVTKEVANLGVNILLEKPLCLNAKEANKFKKLHDNTDSNICICLQNRYNKTTKHLLNIVNSKEYGKVIGIKGIVTWSRPKEYYDIKPWRGSMKLAGGGVMINQSIHTLDLMQLLGGKIDSIKGQVSNLLDYDIEVEDTASASINFSNGAKGLFFSTIAYCDSSSVEIQVILEKGKFTIKDSKLYKSVGGEKVLIVEDDKLSGSKHYYGASHKEIINDYYNCLINNTKDYITINDAIPSIKIIDSIRTSSKDNKQILWG, via the coding sequence ATGGCACTAAGAATAGGGATTATAGGTCTAGGAGATGTTTCTATGGTTCATCTTCATGCAATTAAATCAAATAAAAATGCAAAGCTAGTTGCAGTATGTGATATAGATGAAAATAAAAAAGATTTAGTAAAAGATGCTAAATTTTATACAGACTATAATGAGATGATTAAAAATGAAAACTTAGATTGTGTTCATATATGTTTACCACACTACCTTCACTATCCTGTAACTAAAGAAGTGGCTAATCTAGGAGTTAACATACTCCTAGAAAAACCACTTTGTTTAAACGCGAAAGAAGCTAATAAATTTAAAAAATTACATGACAATACAGATTCTAATATTTGTATATGTCTACAAAATAGATACAACAAAACAACAAAGCACTTATTAAATATAGTAAATTCTAAAGAATATGGAAAAGTAATTGGTATAAAGGGGATAGTTACTTGGAGTAGACCAAAAGAGTATTATGACATAAAGCCATGGAGAGGTAGTATGAAGTTAGCTGGTGGTGGAGTTATGATAAATCAGTCTATACATACATTAGATTTAATGCAATTATTAGGTGGAAAAATAGATTCTATAAAAGGTCAGGTTAGTAACTTATTAGATTATGATATAGAAGTTGAAGATACAGCTAGTGCTAGTATAAATTTCTCAAATGGGGCTAAAGGGTTATTCTTTTCAACAATAGCATATTGTGACAGCTCTAGTGTTGAGATACAGGTAATACTTGAAAAGGGTAAATTTACTATAAAAGATAGTAAATTATATAAATCAGTAGGTGGAGAAAAAGTTTTAATAGTAGAAGATGATAAACTTAGTGGAAGTAAGCATTATTATGGAGCTAGCCATAAAGAAATTATAAATGATTATTATAATTGCTTAATAAATAACACTAAAGATTATATAACTATAAATGACGCCATACCTTCTATAAAAATTATAGATAGTATAAGAACTTCATCTAAGGATAATAAACAAATATTATGGGGGTAA